Proteins co-encoded in one Kutzneria chonburiensis genomic window:
- a CDS encoding CHAP domain-containing protein — MKIARMMLAAVGAAAMAVVALGAPASAASRDGVCDSGEFCLYYNSDQAGSVSDFTGSISDLGATQPSCYEFKSAGNGQGVCVKNNAASVWNRSSQTVVVYFNSDFGGASQSFAPGVKANLNATLKNNEASFQFGTSGGGGAQTPRDDYDHNARGFAQDNCTAFAAYRIASRLGVPSFSNSWHGVTWGDAGHWDDAARAAGVTVNNTPSVGAIAVNDVHKVGHVAYVNKVYSDGSFDVEEYNWNNTLAYGTRSHVHLSSAQADFQHMLHF, encoded by the coding sequence GTGAAGATCGCACGTATGATGCTCGCCGCCGTCGGCGCCGCCGCAATGGCCGTGGTCGCCCTCGGGGCGCCCGCCTCCGCCGCCTCCCGTGACGGCGTCTGCGACAGTGGTGAGTTCTGCCTCTACTACAACAGCGACCAGGCCGGCTCGGTCTCCGACTTCACCGGCTCGATCAGCGACCTCGGCGCCACCCAGCCGAGCTGCTACGAGTTCAAGAGCGCCGGCAACGGCCAGGGCGTGTGCGTCAAGAACAACGCCGCGTCGGTGTGGAACCGCAGCTCGCAGACCGTGGTGGTGTACTTCAACAGCGACTTCGGCGGGGCCAGCCAGTCCTTCGCGCCCGGCGTCAAGGCCAACCTCAACGCCACGCTGAAGAACAACGAGGCCAGCTTCCAGTTCGGCACCAGCGGTGGTGGCGGCGCGCAGACCCCGCGTGACGACTACGACCACAACGCCCGCGGCTTCGCCCAGGACAACTGCACCGCGTTCGCGGCCTACCGCATCGCCAGCCGGCTCGGCGTGCCCAGCTTCAGCAACTCCTGGCACGGTGTGACCTGGGGCGACGCCGGCCACTGGGACGACGCGGCCCGCGCCGCCGGCGTGACCGTCAACAACACGCCGTCGGTCGGCGCCATCGCCGTCAACGACGTGCACAAGGTGGGCCACGTCGCCTACGTGAACAAGGTCTACTCGGACGGCTCGTTCGACGTCGAGGAGTACAACTGGAACAACACGCTGGCCTACGGCACCCGCTCTCACGTGCACCTGAGCAGCGCGCAGGCCGACTTCCAGCACATGCTGCACTTCTGA
- a CDS encoding ATP-binding protein has product MGGNAFGEFLRECRLSLGWSQDELAGRSGVSARSISVLESGRRLPRLSSVGLLADALGLDPRRREQLLAAARNAVAPLTQEPVATEPVSVPSGAVPRQLPGAVAGFTGRAAQLKELTSLLDRDDTVVISTINGTAGAGKTALAVHWSHQVAERFPDGQLYVNLRGFDPSGLPVQPAEAIRGFLDALGVPAGRIPAGLAEQAALYRSQLADRRILVVLDNARDTSQVRPLLPGSSRCLTVITSRDHLGGLIVSEGAHAVPLDLMSTGEAYDLLANRLGPERLAGEPQAVSDLIELCAHLPLALSIVAARATLSPTLSMAELVRQLRDVRDRLRALDIGDTSVNLEAVFSWSYRTLSDAAARMFRLLGLHPGPDISVSAAASLAGSPPGETRAVLAELVKTQLLTEPSTGRFTYHDLLRAYSADRARQEEPEPERLAALRRMLDHYLHTAHAATLLLNPPNDRLSLTGPEAGVCVDELADDEQARQWFTVERPVFPAAIDRAADAGLDSHAWQLAWSVTIFCIRAGHWAQMVTTQLVAIAAAERAGEPHGQAWSLRELGRAYIRLGRYPEAQDTLERALELDERLGDPSGQARTHNNLGIVCSAQGDHSTALEHGKSAYALFRSAGNRVGQAEALNSIGWAYSQLGQHTEALRYCEQALDLHRAVGSRHGEADTWDSLGYAHHHLGAYAQAVTCYHNALALFEKLSARHPQADTLIRLGDAHQAAGDLPAAHLAWQRALPILDDLHHPDAAALRSRLSDLNTSLQVFRYLRTITPDPA; this is encoded by the coding sequence ATGGGCGGTAATGCCTTCGGCGAGTTCCTGCGCGAGTGCCGGCTGTCGCTCGGCTGGTCGCAGGACGAGCTGGCCGGCCGGTCCGGAGTGTCGGCCCGGTCGATCAGCGTGTTGGAGTCGGGGCGCCGACTGCCCCGGCTCTCCTCGGTCGGCCTGCTGGCCGACGCCCTCGGACTCGATCCGCGCCGCCGCGAACAGCTGCTGGCGGCGGCGCGCAATGCCGTCGCCCCGCTCACCCAGGAGCCGGTCGCCACGGAACCGGTCTCGGTGCCGAGCGGCGCGGTGCCGCGGCAGCTGCCCGGCGCGGTGGCCGGTTTCACCGGCCGGGCGGCCCAGCTCAAAGAGCTCACCAGCCTGCTCGACCGCGACGACACCGTGGTGATCTCCACGATCAACGGCACCGCGGGCGCCGGCAAGACCGCGCTGGCCGTGCACTGGTCGCACCAGGTCGCGGAGCGGTTTCCCGACGGGCAGCTCTACGTCAACCTCCGTGGTTTCGACCCCAGCGGCCTGCCGGTCCAGCCGGCCGAGGCGATCCGGGGTTTCCTCGACGCGCTCGGCGTGCCGGCCGGGCGGATCCCGGCCGGGCTGGCCGAGCAGGCGGCGCTGTACCGGTCCCAGCTCGCCGACCGGCGGATCCTCGTGGTGCTGGACAACGCCCGTGACACCAGCCAGGTCCGGCCGCTGCTGCCGGGTTCGTCCCGGTGCCTGACCGTGATCACCAGCCGTGACCATCTCGGCGGCTTGATCGTCAGCGAAGGCGCCCATGCCGTGCCGCTGGACCTGATGTCCACCGGCGAGGCCTATGACCTGCTGGCCAACCGGTTGGGGCCGGAGCGGCTGGCCGGCGAGCCGCAGGCCGTCAGCGACCTGATCGAGCTGTGCGCCCATCTGCCGCTGGCGCTGAGCATCGTCGCCGCGCGCGCCACCCTCAGCCCCACCCTGTCGATGGCCGAGCTGGTCCGGCAGCTGCGTGATGTCCGCGATCGGTTGCGCGCCTTGGACATCGGGGACACCAGCGTCAACCTCGAAGCGGTGTTCTCCTGGTCGTATCGGACGTTGAGCGATGCGGCCGCGCGGATGTTCCGTCTGTTGGGCCTGCATCCCGGGCCCGACATCTCGGTGTCCGCCGCCGCCAGTCTGGCCGGCAGCCCGCCCGGCGAGACGCGGGCGGTGCTGGCTGAGCTGGTCAAGACGCAGTTGCTCACCGAGCCCAGCACCGGCCGGTTCACGTACCACGACCTGCTGCGGGCCTACTCCGCCGACCGCGCGCGTCAGGAGGAGCCCGAGCCCGAGCGCCTGGCCGCCCTGCGCCGCATGCTCGACCACTACCTGCACACCGCGCATGCCGCGACGCTGCTGCTCAACCCGCCCAACGACCGGCTGTCCCTGACCGGGCCCGAGGCCGGGGTGTGCGTCGACGAGCTGGCCGACGACGAGCAGGCCCGGCAGTGGTTCACCGTCGAGCGTCCCGTGTTCCCCGCGGCCATCGACCGTGCCGCCGACGCCGGCCTCGACTCCCACGCGTGGCAACTCGCTTGGAGCGTCACCATTTTCTGCATCCGGGCCGGGCATTGGGCGCAGATGGTCACCACCCAGCTCGTCGCCATCGCCGCCGCCGAGCGCGCCGGCGAACCGCACGGCCAGGCCTGGTCCTTGCGTGAGTTGGGCCGGGCCTACATCCGACTCGGTCGTTACCCCGAGGCCCAGGACACGCTGGAGCGCGCCCTCGAGTTGGACGAGCGGCTCGGCGACCCCAGCGGTCAGGCCCGCACGCACAACAACCTCGGCATCGTCTGCTCCGCCCAGGGCGACCACTCCACCGCCCTGGAGCACGGCAAGTCCGCCTACGCCTTGTTCCGCTCCGCCGGCAACCGCGTCGGTCAGGCCGAGGCCCTCAACTCGATCGGCTGGGCTTATTCCCAGCTCGGCCAGCACACCGAGGCTTTGCGCTACTGCGAGCAGGCCCTCGACCTGCACCGCGCCGTCGGCAGCCGTCACGGCGAGGCCGACACCTGGGACAGCCTCGGCTACGCGCATCACCATCTCGGCGCCTACGCACAGGCCGTCACCTGCTACCACAACGCGTTGGCCCTTTTCGAGAAGCTCAGCGCCCGTCATCCCCAGGCCGACACCCTCATCCGCCTCGGCGACGCCCACCAGGCCGCCGGCGACCTCCCGGCCGCCCACCTCGCGTGGCAGCGGGCGCTCCCCATCCTCGACGACCTCCACCACCCCGACGCCGCCGCCCTGCGCTCCCGGCTCTCCGACCTCAACACGTCCTTGCAGGTCTTCCGCTACCTCCGCACCATCACCCCCGACCCGGCCTAG
- a CDS encoding TOMM precursor leader peptide-binding protein, with translation MTRFLDFKRHLRVETDAAGAAYLFSEQEVIAMRGARIVELAALIDGTRDYAAVLRDRPADMSVAELNSLLAGMVNAGVVTLRSLPAVDGDARAYWDACGVEDPALTDGVALIDLREDGRSAPVRQALEDAGIGTAGTSLSVVLCDDYLDPRLAVIDKDHRAAGRPWLLAKPSGAQVWVGPFFEPGRTACWHCLEHRLWGNRHAEACVQAALGRVGPARRPTPGLPALAAAAAHLISLEVTKWLVGHRYPGQQQVWSLNSFDLRGKQHEVRRRPQCAYCGDPGMMALRTARPVRLRPAPKASSAGGGHRTSTPAEVLDRYRHLVSPITGVVKEITRDNRGPAFVNAYRSGPNVVRARTSLGTLRASLRGENGGKGATAVDAEVGALCEAVERHSGNFHGDELRIRGSLRSLGGGAVHPNDCMLYDVRQYDNRRAWNAEHAAFQHVCEPFDVDAVRDWTPVWSLANGRRRLLPTAMLYYGAPDKTGSVRPDSNGNAAGSSREDAVLQGLLELIERDAVAIWWYNRLPSPGVDLAAFGDPWLTEMAEQYRRIGREMWVLDVTSDLGVPVMVAVSRRVSEPGERVMFGFGAHLDPRTALRRAVSELNQMLPSVLDEDHTDSDPDAERWLRTATVAEHPYLLPTGGTRIPADYPYAGRDDIRDDVAELVDLLARHDLDTLVLDQTRPDLGLPVVKVVVPGLRPFWARFAPGRLFDVPVRLGRLAAPTAYADLNPCPMFL, from the coding sequence ATGACCAGGTTTCTCGACTTCAAGCGGCACCTGCGGGTGGAGACGGACGCGGCGGGGGCGGCGTACCTGTTCTCCGAGCAGGAGGTCATCGCCATGCGGGGGGCGAGGATCGTGGAGCTGGCGGCGCTGATCGACGGCACTCGGGACTACGCGGCGGTGCTGCGCGACCGTCCGGCGGACATGTCGGTGGCGGAGCTCAACAGCCTGCTGGCGGGCATGGTGAACGCGGGTGTGGTGACGCTGCGCTCGCTGCCGGCGGTGGATGGCGACGCACGGGCGTACTGGGACGCGTGCGGTGTGGAGGACCCCGCCCTGACCGACGGCGTGGCGCTGATCGACCTCAGGGAGGACGGGCGGTCCGCGCCGGTGCGGCAGGCGCTGGAGGACGCGGGCATCGGCACGGCCGGCACCAGCCTGTCGGTCGTGCTGTGCGACGACTACCTCGACCCGCGCCTGGCCGTGATCGACAAAGACCACCGGGCGGCGGGACGGCCGTGGCTGCTGGCGAAGCCGAGCGGCGCCCAGGTGTGGGTGGGGCCGTTCTTCGAGCCGGGACGCACGGCGTGCTGGCACTGCCTTGAGCACCGCCTGTGGGGCAACCGGCATGCGGAGGCGTGCGTGCAGGCGGCACTGGGCCGGGTCGGCCCGGCGCGCCGGCCGACGCCGGGACTGCCGGCGCTGGCGGCCGCGGCGGCGCACCTGATCTCGCTGGAGGTGACGAAGTGGCTGGTTGGCCACCGTTACCCCGGCCAGCAGCAGGTCTGGTCGCTCAACTCCTTCGACCTGCGCGGCAAACAGCACGAGGTCCGCCGCCGCCCGCAGTGCGCGTACTGCGGCGACCCCGGGATGATGGCGCTGCGCACGGCGCGGCCGGTGCGACTGCGGCCGGCCCCGAAGGCGAGCAGCGCGGGCGGCGGCCACCGGACGTCGACACCGGCGGAAGTGCTCGACCGCTACCGGCATCTGGTCAGCCCGATCACCGGCGTGGTCAAGGAAATCACCCGCGACAACCGCGGACCGGCCTTCGTCAACGCGTACCGTTCGGGCCCGAACGTTGTCCGGGCCAGGACCAGCCTCGGCACGCTGCGGGCGAGCCTGCGCGGCGAGAACGGGGGCAAGGGGGCGACGGCGGTGGACGCGGAGGTCGGCGCGCTGTGCGAGGCGGTGGAGCGCCACAGCGGCAACTTCCACGGCGACGAGCTGCGCATCCGTGGGTCGCTGCGCTCGCTCGGCGGGGGAGCGGTGCACCCCAACGACTGCATGCTCTACGACGTGCGGCAGTACGACAACCGGCGCGCCTGGAACGCGGAACACGCGGCGTTCCAACACGTCTGCGAGCCGTTCGACGTCGATGCCGTCCGGGACTGGACCCCGGTGTGGTCGCTGGCCAACGGCCGCAGGCGGCTGCTGCCGACCGCGATGCTCTACTACGGCGCACCCGACAAGACCGGGTCCGTGCGGCCGGACTCGAACGGCAACGCGGCCGGCAGCAGCCGGGAAGACGCTGTGCTGCAAGGCTTGCTGGAGCTGATCGAACGGGACGCCGTCGCCATCTGGTGGTACAACCGGCTGCCGTCGCCGGGCGTGGACCTGGCCGCCTTCGGCGACCCGTGGCTGACCGAGATGGCCGAGCAGTACCGCCGGATCGGCCGCGAGATGTGGGTGCTGGACGTGACCTCGGACCTCGGCGTGCCGGTGATGGTGGCGGTGTCCCGGCGTGTCTCGGAGCCGGGGGAGCGGGTGATGTTCGGTTTCGGCGCGCACCTCGATCCGCGCACGGCCCTGCGCCGCGCGGTGAGCGAGCTGAATCAGATGCTGCCGTCCGTGCTCGACGAGGACCACACGGACAGCGATCCGGACGCGGAACGATGGCTGCGCACGGCAACCGTGGCCGAGCACCCGTACCTGCTGCCGACCGGTGGGACCCGGATCCCCGCCGACTATCCCTACGCCGGCCGCGACGACATCCGTGACGATGTCGCGGAACTGGTCGACCTGTTGGCGCGGCACGACCTGGACACGTTGGTGCTGGACCAGACCCGCCCGGACCTCGGCCTGCCGGTGGTCAAGGTCGTGGTGCCGGGCCTGCGGCCGTTCTGGGCCCGATTCGCCCCCGGTCGGCTGTTCGACGTGCCGGTGCGGCTGGGCCGGCTCGCCGCGCCGACGGCCTACGCCGACCTCAACCCGTGCCCGATGTTCCTGTAG
- a CDS encoding response regulator transcription factor, with protein MIRVLLAEDMNMVRGALVALLNLESDIDVVAEVASGDQILPQAREHRPHVAVIDIDLPGKDGLTAAAELNQHLPECRTLILTSLGRPGTVRRALDAKVTGFMLKDAPSDKLANAVRQVAVGRRVIDSELALSAWETAECPLTPREIEILRLAARGATVADIAAELFLSQGTVRNYLGTVVTKVNARNRVDAIRIATDSAWL; from the coding sequence ATGATCCGAGTGCTTCTCGCGGAGGACATGAACATGGTCCGCGGGGCCCTGGTCGCGCTGCTCAACCTGGAATCCGATATCGACGTCGTCGCCGAGGTCGCCTCCGGTGACCAGATACTTCCGCAGGCCCGGGAACACCGCCCCCATGTGGCCGTCATCGACATCGATCTGCCCGGTAAGGACGGCCTTACCGCGGCCGCGGAACTGAACCAGCATCTGCCGGAGTGCCGCACGCTCATTCTCACCAGCCTCGGCCGGCCGGGAACGGTGCGCCGCGCATTGGACGCCAAGGTCACCGGATTCATGCTGAAGGACGCGCCGTCGGACAAACTGGCCAACGCGGTGCGCCAGGTCGCCGTCGGCCGCCGGGTCATCGACAGCGAGCTGGCGCTGTCGGCGTGGGAGACCGCGGAGTGCCCGCTGACGCCGCGGGAGATCGAGATCCTGCGGCTGGCCGCGCGCGGGGCCACCGTCGCCGACATCGCCGCCGAGCTGTTCCTGTCGCAGGGGACCGTGCGCAACTACCTCGGCACCGTCGTCACCAAGGTCAACGCCCGCAACCGGGTGGACGCGATCCGCATCGCGACCGACTCGGCCTGGCTGTAG
- a CDS encoding response regulator transcription factor → MIKVLVAEDMHIVRGALVALLRLESDIEVVAECATGDEILPAAVASAPDVAVIDIDLPRKDGLTAAAEIRERLPSCRTLILTSMGSPGTLRRALSARVNGFLLKDAPADRLANAIRGVVAGRRMIDGELALAAWDSADCPLTARELEVLQLAADGAELAEIATRLFLSAGTVRNYLRSIVTKLGARNRIDAIRIARESGCL, encoded by the coding sequence ATGATCAAGGTCCTGGTGGCCGAGGACATGCACATCGTCCGCGGCGCGCTGGTCGCACTGCTGCGGCTCGAGTCCGACATCGAGGTGGTCGCCGAGTGCGCCACCGGCGACGAGATCCTGCCCGCCGCGGTCGCCTCCGCCCCGGACGTCGCCGTGATCGACATCGACCTGCCCCGCAAGGACGGCCTGACCGCGGCCGCCGAGATCCGGGAGCGGCTGCCCAGCTGCCGCACACTCATCCTGACCAGCATGGGCAGCCCCGGCACGCTGCGCAGGGCGCTGTCGGCGCGGGTCAACGGCTTCCTGCTCAAGGACGCGCCGGCGGACCGGCTGGCCAACGCCATCCGCGGCGTCGTCGCCGGCCGCCGCATGATCGACGGCGAGCTGGCCCTGGCCGCCTGGGACAGCGCGGACTGCCCGCTGACCGCCCGCGAGCTCGAGGTGCTCCAGCTGGCCGCGGACGGCGCCGAGCTGGCGGAGATCGCCACCCGGCTGTTCCTCTCGGCCGGGACGGTGCGCAACTACCTGCGGTCCATCGTCACGAAACTGGGCGCGCGCAACCGGATCGACGCAATCCGGATCGCCAGGGAGTCCGGCTGCCTCTAG
- a CDS encoding sensor histidine kinase produces the protein MSVEFACFALLGLPDLLKTPVTAGGVAVYGLAAIALLGMQLAHFGRTTTRLDSALSRWLLLPQAALVYLPLLPFGVAWIGMLAFSAGTALLVLPPTAGRLAFAIVTASTWPIEAGFGGTLLDNVYNTLSTALGGLTVFLLTRLARLVSELHTARTAVARGAVAEERLQFARDLHDLIGLSLSAIALKGELALRLLAGAPERARQELADITDTARRALADVRAVARGYRELSLEQEFQAARSMLADSDVDLRLNLDQRLLPAQVRTVLASALREGVTNVLRHSDAAHCWISVKQDGDTIELDIVNDNADQEPEGDGTGLRTLTAQVTALGGTLAAAPQDGGRYRLQVRLPAHLAVPDKKNTIAAASPVGGRLATAGMYLVLIGFGLAAGVHVLYLTADVGKILLTLGFLAALLVLQLSFFSRATARLRKRRALVLLAVQACLVYLPLLELRQDWVSIPGLLLCDALLVLPPVAGWLVSAAVVASVAIVHAGFTADITDMPFNVLATVNTGFIAFGVTWLALLATELDQTRLRLAAVAVAEERLRFARDLHDLLGLSLSAITLKTELADRLLAVDRAVAANELREILSLARQALGDVRTVASGFRELSLDTESQSAEAVLTAAGVSVRMLLEYGDLPAQVGTVFAVVLREGVTNVLRHSKVEHCDIDVRRTGDQVSLEIVNDGVDGLRPENTSPSGGIRNLSDRVGMLGGQLTAGLADDGRFHLRAVVRA, from the coding sequence GTGTCCGTCGAGTTCGCCTGCTTCGCCCTGCTCGGCCTGCCCGACCTGCTCAAGACCCCGGTCACGGCCGGCGGTGTCGCCGTCTACGGCCTCGCCGCGATCGCGCTGCTGGGCATGCAGCTGGCCCATTTCGGGCGCACCACGACGCGGCTCGACTCGGCGCTGAGCCGCTGGCTGCTGCTGCCGCAGGCCGCGCTGGTCTACCTGCCGCTGCTGCCGTTCGGCGTGGCCTGGATCGGCATGCTGGCCTTCTCCGCCGGCACCGCGCTGCTGGTGCTGCCGCCGACCGCCGGCCGGCTGGCCTTCGCGATCGTCACCGCGAGCACCTGGCCGATCGAGGCCGGGTTCGGCGGCACGCTCCTCGACAACGTGTACAACACGCTGTCCACCGCACTGGGCGGACTCACCGTCTTCCTGCTGACCAGGCTGGCCCGGCTGGTCAGCGAGCTGCACACGGCCCGCACCGCGGTCGCCCGCGGCGCGGTCGCCGAGGAACGCCTCCAGTTCGCCCGCGACCTGCACGACCTGATCGGCCTGAGCCTGTCGGCCATCGCGCTCAAGGGTGAGCTGGCGCTGCGCCTGCTCGCCGGGGCGCCGGAGCGGGCCCGCCAGGAGCTCGCCGACATCACCGACACCGCCCGGCGGGCGCTGGCCGACGTGCGCGCGGTCGCCCGCGGGTACCGGGAGCTGTCGCTGGAGCAGGAATTCCAGGCCGCCCGGTCCATGCTCGCCGACTCCGATGTGGACCTGCGGCTCAACCTCGACCAGCGGCTGCTGCCGGCCCAGGTGCGGACCGTGCTCGCGAGCGCGCTGCGCGAGGGCGTGACCAACGTGCTCAGGCACAGCGATGCCGCGCACTGCTGGATCTCCGTGAAGCAGGACGGCGACACCATCGAGCTGGACATCGTCAACGACAACGCGGACCAGGAGCCTGAAGGGGATGGCACCGGGCTGCGCACGCTGACCGCTCAGGTCACCGCGCTCGGCGGCACGCTGGCGGCGGCGCCGCAGGACGGCGGCCGCTACCGGTTGCAGGTGCGGCTGCCCGCCCATCTGGCCGTGCCGGACAAGAAGAACACCATCGCCGCCGCCTCCCCGGTCGGCGGCCGGCTGGCGACCGCGGGCATGTACCTGGTGCTGATCGGTTTCGGCCTGGCGGCCGGCGTGCACGTGCTGTACCTGACCGCCGACGTCGGGAAGATCCTGCTGACGCTGGGTTTCCTGGCCGCGCTGCTGGTGCTCCAGCTGTCGTTCTTCAGCCGCGCCACCGCGCGGCTGCGCAAGCGGCGGGCGCTCGTGCTGCTGGCCGTGCAGGCGTGCCTGGTCTACCTGCCGCTGCTCGAACTGCGGCAGGACTGGGTGAGCATCCCCGGCCTGCTGCTGTGCGACGCGCTGCTCGTGCTGCCGCCGGTGGCCGGCTGGCTGGTGTCGGCGGCCGTGGTGGCCAGCGTCGCCATCGTGCACGCCGGCTTCACCGCCGACATCACCGACATGCCGTTCAACGTGCTGGCCACGGTGAACACCGGCTTCATCGCGTTCGGTGTCACGTGGCTGGCGCTGCTGGCGACCGAGCTGGACCAGACCCGCCTGCGGCTGGCGGCGGTCGCCGTCGCCGAGGAGCGGCTGCGGTTCGCCCGCGACCTGCACGACCTGCTCGGCCTGAGCCTGTCCGCGATCACGCTCAAGACGGAGCTGGCCGACCGGCTGCTCGCCGTCGACCGCGCCGTCGCGGCCAACGAGCTCCGCGAGATCCTCTCACTGGCCCGGCAGGCGCTCGGCGACGTGCGCACGGTGGCGAGCGGTTTCCGGGAGCTGTCGCTGGACACCGAGTCCCAGTCGGCCGAAGCGGTGCTGACCGCGGCCGGGGTCAGTGTGCGCATGCTGCTGGAGTACGGGGACCTGCCGGCACAGGTGGGCACGGTGTTCGCGGTGGTGCTGCGCGAGGGCGTGACGAACGTGTTGCGGCACAGCAAGGTCGAGCACTGCGACATCGATGTGCGACGGACCGGCGACCAGGTGAGCCTCGAGATCGTCAACGACGGCGTCGACGGCCTGCGGCCCGAGAACACCTCACCCAGCGGCGGCATCCGCAACCTGTCCGACCGGGTCGGCATGCTCGGCGGGCAGCTCACCGCGGGGCTGGCCGACGACGGCCGGTTCCACCTGCGCGCGGTGGTTCGGGCCTAG
- a CDS encoding dienelactone hydrolase family protein, whose translation MAEIVLFHSVLGLLPGVLSAADELRAGGHTVHTPDLYEGEVFDDMDTALARYQEIGVPEMIARTTRATQDLSDRLVCAGFSNGGVSAEFVAATRPGVIGAVLMHAALPLEMLAVPAWPSAVPVQVHYAKDDPWRQPGAVESLSASVRASGAAFELFEYPITGHLFADPGQPEYHEESARLLWQRTLAFVDTL comes from the coding sequence ATGGCTGAAATCGTGCTGTTCCATTCCGTGCTCGGGCTGCTGCCCGGCGTGCTGAGCGCGGCCGACGAGCTCCGCGCCGGCGGGCACACCGTCCACACGCCCGACCTGTACGAGGGCGAGGTGTTCGACGACATGGACACCGCGCTGGCCCGCTACCAGGAGATCGGCGTGCCGGAGATGATCGCCCGCACCACGCGGGCCACCCAGGACCTGTCGGACCGGCTGGTCTGCGCCGGGTTCTCCAACGGCGGCGTGTCGGCCGAGTTCGTCGCGGCCACCCGGCCCGGCGTGATCGGGGCCGTGCTGATGCACGCGGCGCTGCCGCTGGAGATGCTCGCCGTGCCGGCCTGGCCGTCCGCGGTGCCGGTGCAGGTGCACTACGCCAAGGACGACCCGTGGCGGCAACCCGGCGCGGTGGAGAGTCTGTCGGCCAGCGTGCGCGCCTCCGGCGCGGCGTTCGAGCTGTTCGAGTACCCGATCACCGGCCACCTGTTCGCCGACCCGGGCCAGCCCGAGTACCACGAGGAGTCGGCCCGGCTGCTGTGGCAGCGCACGCTGGCCTTCGTCGACACGCTGTAA